One Longimicrobiaceae bacterium DNA window includes the following coding sequences:
- a CDS encoding DUF350 domain-containing protein yields the protein MNEQLAQGLLAAAVYAVLGILIFVAALVAVDRMTPGTLWKEIIEEHNTALAVMMAGIAIALSIVIAAAIL from the coding sequence ATGAACGAACAGCTCGCGCAGGGCCTCCTCGCCGCCGCGGTCTACGCGGTGCTCGGCATCCTGATCTTCGTGGCGGCGCTGGTCGCCGTCGACCGGATGACGCCGGGAACGCTCTGGAAGGAGATTATCGAGGAGCACAACACGGCGCTCGCGGTGATGATGGCCGGGATCGCCATCGCCCTCTCGATCGTGATCGCCGCGGCGATCCTGTAG